In one window of Syngnathus typhle isolate RoL2023-S1 ecotype Sweden linkage group LG7, RoL_Styp_1.0, whole genome shotgun sequence DNA:
- the wnt2 gene encoding protein Wnt-2 isoform X2: MYMSTLGSRVMCDNIPGLVSEQRQLCRQHPRVMQAIGAGVQDWISECQHQFRNHRWNCNTVARDHSLFGRLLLRGSREVAFIYAISSAGVVHTLARACSRGELDSCSCDPRKTGSWRDRVGVFDWGGCSDHVEHAARFGHAFVDAKERKEPDARALINLHNNRAGRKAVKRLLSLECKCHGVSGSCSARTCWLAMADFRRTGDELRRKYERAVHVAVNQYGAALTTLGAWGRRTAPGKNQLVYSDESPDFCVPDHDAGSLGTGGRRCNVTSRGADSCSVMCCGRGYDTARVSRSAKCECKFHWCCAVHCSDCHQVMDVRTCKDHT, translated from the exons AT GTACATGAGCACTCTGGGCTCTCGCGTGATGTGCGACAACATCCCGGGGCTGGTGAGCGAGCAGCGGCAGCTGTGTCGCCAGCATCCCCGAGTGATGCAAGCCATCGGCGCCGGCGTGCAGGACTGGATCTCCGAGTGCCAGCACCAGTTTCGCAATCACCGCTGGAACTGCAACACGGTGGCGCGGGACCACAGTCTGTTTGGACGCTTGCTGCTGCGCG GCAGCCGCGAGGTGGCTTTCATATACGCCATCTCGTCGGCGGGCGTGGTGCACACGCTGGCGCGAGCGTGCAGCCGCGGCGAGCTGGACTCTTGTTCCTGCGACCCGCGTAAGACGGGTTCTTGGAGGGACCGGGTCGGTGTCTTCGACTGGGGCGGCTGCAGTGACCACGTGGAGCACGCCGCCCGCTTCGGACACGCTTTTGTGGACGCCAAGGAGAGAAAAGAGCCCGACGCGCGTGCCCTGATCAACCTCCACAACAACAGGGCCGGGCGCAAG GCAGTGAAGCGTCTCCTGAGCCTGGAGTGCAAGTGCCACGGCGTGAGCGGCTCATGCAGCGCGCGCACCTGCTGGCTGGCCATGGCCGACTTCCGCCGAACCGGAGACGAACTTAGGCGCAAATATGAGCGCGCCGTCCACGTTGCCGTCAACCAGTACGGAGCGGCTTTGACGACGCTGGGTGCGTGGGGAAGACGCACGGCGCCTGGGAAGAATCAACTGGTCTACTCTGACGAATCTCCGGACTTCTGTGTGCCCGACCACGACGCAG GGTCCTTGGGCACGGGCGGGCGGCGGTGCAACGTGACGTCTCGGGGCGCAGACAGCTGCTCGGTCATGTGCTGCGGGAGAGGTTACGACACGGCGCGGGTGAGCCGCAGCGccaagtgcgagtgcaaattccACTGGTGCTGCGCCGTGCACTGCAGTGACTGCCACCAGGTGATGGACGTGCGCACCTGTAAAGACCATACGTGA
- the wnt2 gene encoding protein Wnt-2 isoform X1: MNASACGLCWCVCATVCVLSVDASWWYMSTLGSRVMCDNIPGLVSEQRQLCRQHPRVMQAIGAGVQDWISECQHQFRNHRWNCNTVARDHSLFGRLLLRGSREVAFIYAISSAGVVHTLARACSRGELDSCSCDPRKTGSWRDRVGVFDWGGCSDHVEHAARFGHAFVDAKERKEPDARALINLHNNRAGRKAVKRLLSLECKCHGVSGSCSARTCWLAMADFRRTGDELRRKYERAVHVAVNQYGAALTTLGAWGRRTAPGKNQLVYSDESPDFCVPDHDAGSLGTGGRRCNVTSRGADSCSVMCCGRGYDTARVSRSAKCECKFHWCCAVHCSDCHQVMDVRTCKDHT; the protein is encoded by the exons ATGAACGCCTCGGCGTGTGGACTATGTTGGTGCGTGTGCGCGACCGTGTGTGTGCTGAGTGTCGACGCGTCTTGGTG GTACATGAGCACTCTGGGCTCTCGCGTGATGTGCGACAACATCCCGGGGCTGGTGAGCGAGCAGCGGCAGCTGTGTCGCCAGCATCCCCGAGTGATGCAAGCCATCGGCGCCGGCGTGCAGGACTGGATCTCCGAGTGCCAGCACCAGTTTCGCAATCACCGCTGGAACTGCAACACGGTGGCGCGGGACCACAGTCTGTTTGGACGCTTGCTGCTGCGCG GCAGCCGCGAGGTGGCTTTCATATACGCCATCTCGTCGGCGGGCGTGGTGCACACGCTGGCGCGAGCGTGCAGCCGCGGCGAGCTGGACTCTTGTTCCTGCGACCCGCGTAAGACGGGTTCTTGGAGGGACCGGGTCGGTGTCTTCGACTGGGGCGGCTGCAGTGACCACGTGGAGCACGCCGCCCGCTTCGGACACGCTTTTGTGGACGCCAAGGAGAGAAAAGAGCCCGACGCGCGTGCCCTGATCAACCTCCACAACAACAGGGCCGGGCGCAAG GCAGTGAAGCGTCTCCTGAGCCTGGAGTGCAAGTGCCACGGCGTGAGCGGCTCATGCAGCGCGCGCACCTGCTGGCTGGCCATGGCCGACTTCCGCCGAACCGGAGACGAACTTAGGCGCAAATATGAGCGCGCCGTCCACGTTGCCGTCAACCAGTACGGAGCGGCTTTGACGACGCTGGGTGCGTGGGGAAGACGCACGGCGCCTGGGAAGAATCAACTGGTCTACTCTGACGAATCTCCGGACTTCTGTGTGCCCGACCACGACGCAG GGTCCTTGGGCACGGGCGGGCGGCGGTGCAACGTGACGTCTCGGGGCGCAGACAGCTGCTCGGTCATGTGCTGCGGGAGAGGTTACGACACGGCGCGGGTGAGCCGCAGCGccaagtgcgagtgcaaattccACTGGTGCTGCGCCGTGCACTGCAGTGACTGCCACCAGGTGATGGACGTGCGCACCTGTAAAGACCATACGTGA
- the asz1 gene encoding ankyrin repeat, SAM and basic leucine zipper domain-containing protein 1, translating into MQTLDCPVHLRSPLLRQHCRVDMEDSKAASFPAGYESDSSSDDWFMECPPDKKIYDIQNADNTGTEKVNLLKSAIREGNVAAIEQLLDNGMDVESSLGFDCTPLMCAVSVADDNVAKVLLDRGANANFSKGGRTVLMASCTASAKEDKIARCVELLLSRNADPNMADTSQMTCLMLAAKDNYCKVLNLLASHGADLNMQNANGYTALSVAVHHGREKAVLKLLQLGADSSIATTEGKSPAELALLLKHTQIARILSSALNVDPVLPFNSTKESLSTIVKSNTPSFAESVPKLDELELLLHGLDLDYLIDIMHDKDITWSKLLTMEEEDLEKVGITEPADQKKVLSALQQMHLDKLDLGTIEQLGATDSGCEELLNFLIKLKQQCCCLTETIQDTTRRLPLQVFKLVFTLDHKREAQDVCSQLMMQTKDLQTEVNCLHNLLCQMNKAPNSCRVPPPVARGERTLPAVVSVAAAALGVTLLFLSRGYLPKLGNIFTFL; encoded by the exons atgcaaacactgGATTGT CCTGTTCATTTGCGTTCTCCGCTGCTTCGTCAACATTGCAGAGTCGACATGGAGGACTCGAAGGCTGCTTCATTCCCAGCTGGATATGAGAGCGACTCAAGCAGCGACGACTGGTTCATGGAGTGCCCCCCTGACAAAAAGATTTACGATATCCAG AATGCTGATAATACCGGGACAGAAAAAGTAAATTTGCTAAAATCGGCCATCAGAGAAGGCAACGTTGCTGCCATTGAACAGCTGCTGGACAATG GCATGGATGTGGAGAGCAGCCTGGGCTTTGACTGCACTCCTCtgatgtgtgctgtcagtgtggCGGACGACAATGTGGCCAAAGTGCTTCTGGACCGGGGAGCCAACGCCAACTTCAGCAAAG GTGGCAGGACGGTGTTGATGGCCAGCTGCACTGCATCGGCAAAGGAGGACAAAATTGCTCGCTGTGTGGAGCTTCTGCTCTCCAGGAACGCCGACCCCAACATGGCGGACAC gtctcaGATGACATGCCTGATGCTAGCCGCCAAAGACAACTACTGCAAGGTCCTCAACCTGCTGGCGTCTCACGGAGCCGACCTCAATATGCAAAACGCCAACGGATACACC GCCTTGTCGGTGGCCGTGCACCACGGCCGGGAAAAGGCCGTGCTGAAGCTCCTCCAGCTGGGAGCCGACAGCAGCATCGCCACCACCGAGGGGAAAAGTCCCGCTGAGCTAGCTTTGCTTCTCAAGCACACGCAG ATCGCCAGGATTCTCTCCTCAGCATTGAACGTCGATCCCGTGCTACCTTTCAACTCCACGAAGGAAAGCCTTTCTACGATTGTCAAGTCCAACACGCCATCTTTTGCCGAAAG CGTGcccaagctggatgagctggaGCTCCTTCTTCACGGCCTGGATCTCGACTACCTCATCGACATCATGCAT GATAAGGACATCACCTGGAGCAAGCTGCTGACTATGGAGGAGGAGGACCTGGAGAAG GTCGGAATCACAGAACCAGCAGACCAGAAGAAGGTTCTGAGCGCTCTGCAGCAGATGCATTTGGACAAACTGGACCTGGGCACCATCGAGCAACTCGGAGCGACAGACAGCGG ATGCGAGGAGCTGCTCAACTTCCTGATCAAGCTGAAGCAGCAATGCTGCTGTCTGACGGAAACCATTCAGGACACCACCCGCCGCCTCCCCCTGCAGGTCTTCAAG CTGGTCTTCACCCTGGACCACAAGAGGGAGGCCCAGGACGTGTGCAGCCAACTCATGATGCAGACCAAAGACCTGCAGACCGAAGTCAACTGCCTGCACAATCTGCTCTGCCAG ATGAACAAGGCCCCAAATAGCTGTCGAGTTCCTCCGCCCGTCGCCCGCGGGGAGAGGACACTGCCGGCCGTCGTGAGCGTCGCCGCAGCCGCACTGGGGGtgaccctcctcttcctcagccgTGGCTATCTGCCCAAGTTAGGGAACATCTTCACATTCTTGTAA